A genomic region of Leptolyngbya sp. CCY15150 contains the following coding sequences:
- a CDS encoding sugar phosphate nucleotidyltransferase has product MTKRVIGLVPAAGQGTRISPLPMSKELFPIGFQTVGDRPGLRPKVVCQYLLEKMRLAGITEAILILRPGKWDIPAYLGDGAQLQMHLAYLTVHVPFGVPFSLNQAYPFIQDAIVATGFPDILFHPDHAYQALLNHLNHSDADIVLGVFPTDQPEKVGVVDWDASGRVSQIIEKSPHTTLRHMWAIAVWQPTFTHFLHNFIQARQQEWIGDQVPQLMSTIPSQTEIPIGDVVQAAIHAGLQVEAEVFADGTYLDIGTSENLIAAVHQFIPEINSEPHPD; this is encoded by the coding sequence ATGACAAAACGCGTGATTGGTTTAGTACCCGCAGCGGGACAAGGTACCCGCATCTCACCTTTACCGATGAGTAAGGAACTGTTCCCCATTGGCTTTCAAACCGTGGGCGATCGCCCCGGACTACGCCCCAAGGTGGTCTGTCAGTACCTGTTGGAAAAAATGCGGCTAGCGGGAATTACAGAAGCTATCCTGATTCTGCGTCCTGGCAAGTGGGATATTCCTGCCTATTTGGGAGATGGAGCCCAACTGCAGATGCACCTGGCCTATCTCACCGTTCATGTACCCTTTGGTGTGCCGTTTAGCCTCAATCAAGCCTATCCATTTATTCAAGATGCGATCGTAGCCACTGGCTTTCCCGATATTTTATTTCATCCAGATCATGCCTATCAAGCGCTGCTGAATCATTTGAACCATAGTGATGCTGACATAGTGCTAGGGGTATTTCCCACCGATCAACCCGAGAAAGTCGGTGTCGTCGATTGGGATGCCAGTGGGCGTGTCTCTCAAATTATCGAAAAATCGCCCCACACAACTCTGCGGCACATGTGGGCGATCGCCGTTTGGCAACCAACTTTTACCCATTTTTTACACAACTTTATTCAAGCGCGCCAGCAAGAGTGGATTGGGGATCAGGTACCTCAACTGATGTCAACCATTCCATCGCAGACGGAAATCCCTATCGGTGATGTCGTTCAAGCCGCTATTCATGCTGGACTACAAGTGGAGGCAGAAGTATTCGCTGATGGTACCTATCTTGATATTGGCACGTCTGAGAATCTTATCGCCGCTGTTCATCAATTTATCCCAGAGATAAATTCTGAGCCGCATCCTGATTAA